A region of Alosa alosa isolate M-15738 ecotype Scorff River chromosome 17, AALO_Geno_1.1, whole genome shotgun sequence DNA encodes the following proteins:
- the wnt7ba gene encoding protein Wnt-7b: MLIISSRNALLSVYYPQIFLILSSGSYLALSSVVALGANIICNKIPGLAPRQRAICQSRPDAIIVIGEGAQLGINECQYQFRYGRWNCSALGERTVFGQELRVGSKEAAFTYAITAAGVAHAVTAACSQGNLSHCGCDREKQGYHDQEEGWKWGGCSADVKYGVEFSRRFVDAREIKKNARRLMNLHNNEAGRKVLEERMKLECKCHGVSGSCTTKTCWTTLPKFREIGYVLKERYSTAVQVEAVRATRLRQPSFLRLKQGRGYQKPTVADLVYLERSPNYCEEDASTGSTGTRGRLCNHTSPHTDGCNLMCCGRGHNTHQYTRVWQCNCQFQWCCFVKCNTCSERTEVFTCK; the protein is encoded by the exons ATGCTCATCATCTCATCACGCAATGCTCTGCTGTCAGTCTACTACCCACagatcttcctcatcctctccaGCGGTAGCTACCT GGCCCTTTCCTCAGTGGTTGCTCTGGGTGCTAACATCATCTGCAATAAGATCCCTGGCCTAGCCCCCCGTCAGAGAGCTATCTGCCAGAGCCGCCCCGATGCCATCATTGTCATTGGCGAGGGTGCCCAGCTGGGAATCAACGAGTGCCAATACCAATTCCGCTATGGGCGCTGGAACTGCTCTGCCCTTGGAGAGAGGACCGTGTTCGGTCAAGAGCTGAGAGTAG GCAGTAAGGAGGCTGCGTTCACATACGCCATCACTGCCGCGGGAGTGGCTCACGCCGTGACTGCGGCCTGTAGTCAGGGAAACCTCAGCCACTGTGGCTGCGACCGTGAGAAACAGGGCTACCACGACCAAGAGGAGGGCTGGAAGTGGGGTGGCTGCTCGGCCGATGTCAAGTACGGCGTGGAGTTCTCCCGCAGATTTGTGGACGCTCgggagattaaaaaaaatgcacGAAGGCTGATGAATCTTCACAACAATGAGGCAGGGCGGAAG GTTCTGGAGGAACGCATGAAGCTGGAGTGCAAATGTCATGGAGTCTCGGGCTCCTGCACCACCAAGACATGCTGGACGACGCTGCCCAAGTTCCGCGAGATTGGTTACGTGCTGAAGGAGCGCTACAGCACAGCGGTGCAAGTGGAGGCGGTCCGGGCCACGCGCCTACGCCAGCCCTCCTTCCTGCGCCTCAAACAGGGCCGCGGCTACCAGAAACCCACCGTGGCGGACCTGGTGTACCTTGAGCGCTCGCCCAACTACTGCGAGGAGGACGCGAGCACGGGCAGCACGGGGACGCGGGGGCGCCTGTGCAACCACACCTCCCCTCACACGGACGGCTGTAACCTCATGTGCTGTGGCCGAGGCCACAACACCCACCAGTACACCCGCGTGTGGCAGTGCAACTGCCAATTCCAGTGGTGCTGCTTCGTCAAGTGCAACACTTGCAGTGAGCGAACTGAGGTGTTTACCTGCAAATAA
- the atxn10 gene encoding ataxin-10 produces the protein MAQPSDVMTNLVELMRGAITEEFGEKHLNSLKSLTTALRVPDFRDSVKDDVFNGLQTVLEKSFTEIKRVVEETEENSSICLQMATECFRSLRNACIQCHHNQCRLRELGFIQTTVGILSVLYKRQHRESDYLFDTLRCGIQFLGNLAVQNQNCKDDIWVHGFPQLFLGLLDIQDEKAIAYTCMALHTCLNEHKVEQLTKQPDCFKVVLKVMELCRTQPELDWTILIVTEHFLKSQALIAKMHSAMSPQEWLTLLELISAHLGEGGEESEQCGILPSTAEFLASCFKDSCKAVLLLNSGSSSDDEEAIVVIRLLDILCEMTSDLKMFMFLQDYPDLLETTIVLLKEVHFLGREGGNVFSSAQNFSQMGTEGASSHPVVSFKAHLVRLIGNLCHRNIANQNKVRDLDGVALILDNCSLDSNNPFISQWAVFAIRNILENNVENQEVLQTLKRQGVADDSALRDMGFRVEDRDGSLLLRPLKKDP, from the exons ATGGCGCAGCCTTCAGACGTGATGACCAACCTCGTTGAGCTCATGAGAGGTGCTATTACCGAAGAGTTCGGTGAAAAGCATTTGAATTCTTTAAAAAGTTTGACCACGGCCCTGCGTGTGCCGGACTTCAG GGATAGTGTTAAAGATGATGTCTTTAATGGACTCCAAACGGTGCTGGAAAAGTCATTCACTGAGATAAAGAGAGTGGTGGAAGAAACGGAAGAGAACTCATCGATTTGCCTTCAGATGGCTACAGAATGTTTCAGAAGTCTGAGAAATGCATGCATCCAGTGTCACCACAACCAATGTCGATTGAG GGAACTGGGTTTCATTCAAACGACAGTTGGAATTCTCAGTGTATTGTACAAACGTCAGCATCGAGAATCAGACTACCTCTTTGATA CTTTGCGCTGTGGGATCCAATTTCTTGGTAATTTAGCAGTGCAGAACCAAAACTGCAAAGATGACATTTGGGTGCATGGTTTTCCTCAACTCTTTTT GGGACTTTTGGACATACAGGATGAGAAAGCCATTGCATATACCTGTATGGCTCTTCACACCTGCTTGAATGAGCATAAAGTGGAACAGTTAACAAAACAGCCCGACTGCTTTAAAGTTGTCCTGAAGGTCATGGAGCTCTGCAGGACACAACCAGAGCTAGACTGGAC GATTCTGATTGTTACGGAGCACTTCCTCAAGTCCCAAGCGCTCATTGCGAAGATGCATTCTGCAATGAGCCCGCAGGAATG GTTGACCCTGCTGGAGCTGATTTCAGCTCACctgggagaggggggtgaggaGTCTGAGCAGTGTGGAATCCTTCCATCCACAGCAGAGTTTTTGGCCTCATGCTTCAAGGACAGTTGCAAAGCAGTTTTGTTGCTCAACTCTGGTTCCTCTTCAGATGATGAG GAGGCTATTGTTGTGATCCGACTCCTGGATATTCTCTGTGAGATGACCTCAGACCTGAAAATGTTCATGTTtctgcaggattatccagatcTTCTGGAAACTACCATTG TGCTTCTGAAAGAGGTGCATTTCCTCGGGAGGGAAGGCGGGAACGTGTTCAGCTCGGCTCAGAACTTCTCTCAGATGGGGACAGAGGGCGCCTCCTCTCACCCCGTTGTCAGCTTTAAGGCCCATCTGGTGCGGCTGATTGGAAACCTGTGTCACAGAAACATTGCTAATCAGAACAAG GTCAGAGATTTAGATGGCGTAGCACTTATTCTTGACAACTGCAGCCTTGATAGCAACAATCCCT TCATAAGCCAGTGGGCTGTATTTGCTATTCGGAACATTCTGGAGAACAATGTGGAGAACCAGGAAGTGCTTCAGACTCTGAAGAGGCAGGGTGTGGCAGATGACTCCGCCCTGAGAGATATGGGTTTCCGGGTAGAGGACAGGGATGGCAGTCTGCTTCTCCGACCTCTCAAGAAGGACCCTTAA
- the LOC125310360 gene encoding fibulin-1-like, which produces MMCLWIIVFMSLCYALAGQGFRQPSVQGCCKDGRERAQERQDCTLLPVISRLTSCRIAQEQCCVAAMEDLFCSKGTHQATTYETCEMDFFSGNDVERRIAKTCCDCCMLGIEASREAQSCYLSISVNKHCQQVAKNCCVKLDNTPSQEDVNECLVGSSTCQQGEQCINTEGSFRCQRMASCGTGYELTDSNLCKDIDECLTGTHNCGPEFRCENKPGSFSCLPHSRCEKGYLQDAVGNCIDINECVTLESPCQPGQTCVNTLGSYTCERHRVTCSRGYHLNEDGSRCLDVDECKSSQPSCEGHGCVNLLGSFRCECQPGFIFNSINKVCEDINECRHYPGQLCAHKCENTPGSYQCSCDTGFRLDSDGRNCKDVNECENNPCNQECANVYGSYQCYCRLGYQLSDSDGVTCEDVNECVLTPGGKVCSYQCSNTMGSFECSCPATGYTLAPNGRSCQDVDECATGTHTCHASETCFNIQGGFRCLSFECPPNFRRIAENRCELLPCRGPRECLSLPLRISFYNLTFPTYLSVPADVFRMGPSNSTPEDNIQLAIVAGNEEGYFSAQKQGYGGVISLQRTLTQPRDFLLSVEMRLTRYSTASLYLAKIAVFVTHGQPVPPIRLP; this is translated from the exons ATGATGTGTCTGTGGATTATAGTATTTATGTCGTTATGCTACGCACTGGCAGGACAAG GATTTCGGCAACCATCTGTGCAGGGGTGTTGTAAGGATGGGAGGGAACGTGCTCAAGAGCGCCAAGACTGTACACTTCTCCCTGTAATATCCAGGCTCACCAGCTGCAG GATTGCCCAAGAGCAGTGCTGCGTGGCAGCCATGGAGGACCTGTTTTGCAGCAAAGGCACACACCAGGCTACAACATATGAAACCTGTGAGATGGATTTCTTTAGTGGAAATGATGTGGAAAGAAGAATTGCCAAG ACATGCTGTGACTGTTGCATGCTGGGTATTGAGGCTAGCCGAGAGGCCCAAAGCTGTTACCTAAGCATTTCTGTTAACAAGCACTGTCAGCAGGTAGCTAAAAACTGCTGTGTGAAGCTGGACAACACCCCCAGCCAAGAAG ATGTAAATGAATGTCTGGTTGGCTCCTCGACTTGCCAGCAGGGGGAGCAATGTATCAACACAGAGGGCTCGTTCCGCTGCCAGAGAATGGCTAGCTGTGGGACAGGCTATGAGCTCACAGATTCCAATCTGTGCAAAG ATATTGATGAGTGCTTGACTGGAACCCACAACTGCGGTCCTGAGTTTCGGTGTGAGAATAAACCAGGGTCCTTCAGCTGTCTACCCCACTCACGGTGTGAGAAGGGATACTTACAGGATGCTGTGGGAAACTGCATTG ACATAAATGAGTGTGTGACTCTGGAGAGCCCCTGTCAGCCAGGTCAGACGTGTGTTAACACATTGGGCTCCTATACCTGTGAGAGGCACAGAGTGACATGCTCACGTGGCTATCACCTAAATGAAGATGGCAGTCGGTGCTTAG ATGTTGATGAGTGCAAGAGCTCCCAGCCCTCCTGTGAAGGTCATGGCTGTGTGAACCTGCTGGGCTCTTTCCGTTGCGAGTGCCAACCAGGCTTTATATTTAACAGCATCAACAAAGTATGCGAAG ATATTAATGAGTGCAGGCACTATCCAGGACAGCTTTGTGCACACAAATGTGAAAACACCCCTGGGTCCTACCAGTGCAGTTGTGATACAGGATTCAGGCTGGACAGTGATGGCAGGAACTGCAAGG ATGTGAACGAGTGTGAAAACAATCCCTGCAACCAGGAATGTGCTAATGTCTATGGCTCCTATCAATGCTACTGTCGTCTTGGCTACCAGCTTAGTGACTCTGATGGGGTTACATGTGAAG atgtgaatgagtgtgtccTAACCCCTGGAGGGAAGGTCTGTTCCTATCAGTGTTCAAACACAATGGGAAGTTTTGAATGCTCATGCCCTGCCACAGGCTACACCCTGGCACCAAATGGCCGATCATGTCAAG ACGTTGATGAGTGTGCaactggaacacacacatgccatgctAGCGAGACCTGCTTCAATATACAGGGTGGTTTCCGTTGCCTGTCCTTTGAGTGTCCTCCAAACTTCCGCCGCATTGCTGAAAA CCGCTGCGAGCTCTTACCTTGCAGAGGGCCGCGCGAGTGCCTATCTCTCCCCTTGAGAATCTCCTTCTACAACCTCACGTTTCCTACCTACCTCTCAGTACCTGCTGACGTCTTCCGAATGGGACCCTCTAATTCCACACCTGAGGACAACATCCAACttgccattgtagcaggcaacGAGGAGGGCTACTTCAGTGCTCAGAAACAGGGCTATGGGGGGGTAATATCCCTGCAGAGGACTCTGACCCAGCCAAGGGATTTCCTGCTCAGTGTAGAGATGAGGCTGACACGCTATAGCACTGCCAGCCTCTATCTGGCCAAGATCGCTGTGTTTGTTACTCATGGGCAACCTGTCCCACCCATCAGGCTGCCATAG